In one window of Henckelia pumila isolate YLH828 chromosome 1, ASM3356847v2, whole genome shotgun sequence DNA:
- the LOC140882482 gene encoding phosphoglycerate kinase, cytosolic, producing the protein MATKKSVGSLKEADLKGKKVFVRVDLNVPLDDNFNITDDTRIRAAVPTIKYLIGHGARVILSSHLGRPKGVTPKYSLKPLVPRLSELLGVEVKMANDCIGEEVEKLVAGLPEGGVVLLENVRFYKEEEKNDPGFAKKLASLADLYVNDAFGTAHRAHASTEGVAKYLEPSVAGFLMQKELDYLVGAVANPKKPFAAIVGGSKVSSKISVIESLLQKVDILLLGGGMIFTFYKAQGYAVGSSLVEEDKLDLATSLMEKAKAKGVSLLLPSDVVVADKFSADANSKVVPASGIPDGWMGLDIGPDSIKSFGESLDTTKTIIWNGPMGVFEFEKFAAGTEAIAKKLAELSGKGVTTIIGGGDSVAAVEKVGLADKMSHISTGGGASLELLEGKVLPGVLALNDA; encoded by the exons ATGGCGACGAAGAAGAGCGTTGGATCGTTGAAGGAAGCCGATCTGAAGGGGAAGAAAGTTTTCGTTAGAGTGGATCTGAACGTGCCTTTGGATGATAACTTCAATATTACCGATGATACCAGGATTAGGGCTGCTGTCCCCACAATCAAGTACTTGATTGGACATGGTGCCAGAGTCATCCTCTCCTCCCACCTC GGGCGCCCTAAAGGTGTAACTCCAAAGTACAGTTTGAAGCCTCTTGTTCCTAGACTCTCTGAACTTCTTGGAGTCGAG GTCAAGATGGCTAATGACTGTATTGGTGAAGAAGTTGAGAAATTGGTAGCTGGGTTGCCTGAGGGAGGTGTTGTTCTCCTAGAGAATGTTAGGTTTtacaaagaagaagaaaagaatgaCCCTGGGTTTGCAAAGAAGCTTGCATCACTTGCTGATTTGTACGTTAACGATGCATTTGGGACTGCTCATAGAGCCCATGCTTCAACAGAGGGAGTGGCCAAGTATTTGGAACCTTCTGTTGCGGGATTCCTTATGCAGAAG GAGCTCGACTATCTAGTTGGAGCTGTGGCCAACCCCAAGAAGCCTTTCGCCGCAATTGTTGGCGGCTCAAAGGTATCCAGCAAAATCAGTGTTATAGAGTCTCTGTTACAGAAGGTGGACATTCTTTTACTGGGTGGAGGAATGATCTTTACCTTCTACAAAGCTCAAGGATATGCTGTGGGATCCTCACTTGTGGAGGAAGACAAGCTTGATCTGGCAACTTCACTTATGGAGAAGGCCAAGGCAAAGGGGGTTTCTCTCTTGCTACCTTCTGATGTGGTTGTCGCTGACAAGTTTTCTGCTGATGCCAACAGCAAG GTTGTTCCAGCATCTGGAATCCCTGATGGCTGGATGGGCTTGGATATCGGACCTGATAGTATCAAATCATTTGGGGAATCTTTAGATACCACCAAGACGATCATCTGGAATGGACCTATGGGTGTGTTCGAGTTTGAAAAATTTGCTGCTGGAACAGAG GCTATTGCCAAGAAACTAGCAGAACTCAGTGGAAAGGGAGTGACCACGATCATCGGAGGAGGCGACTCTGTTGCTGCAGTCGAGAAGGTTGGTCTTGCAGACAAGATGAGCCATATTTCAACTGGAGGAGGAGCCAGCTTGGAACTTCTCGAGGGGAAAGTGCTTCCGGGAGTTCTTGCCCTCAATGATGCTTAA